GGGCCTGCATGACGTCCAGCGACGAGGCGCGGAACTGCAGCAGGCCGCCCAGCTTGCCGCCGGTGACGTCGGCGTCGTTCAGCTCGACCGACACGGTCTTGCCGCCCGAACCGGCCGGCAGCGTGTAGGCGACGACGGTGCGGCTGACGTCCTTGGACGATGCCACGGCCTGCAGCGGATAGATGGTGTTGCCCGACAGCAGCGCCTGGCCACCCGAGGCCAGCGAGATGTTGATCTTGTCGCCCTGCTCGTAGGTCGTGACGCCGATCAGCTGGTTCAGTTCCGAGACGGCCTGGTCGCGCTGGTCCATCAGGTCGTTGGGGGGATTGCCGCCGGCCTTGGCGCGGGCCGTGGAAATCTGGTTGTTCAGGTCGTCGATGCGGGTCAGGTAGCTGTTGACCTGGTCGACCGTGGTCGAGATCTGCGTATTCAGGCCCAGGCGCTGGTTCTGCATTTCCTGGTAGGCCGAGCGGATCTGCGTGGTCAGGCTGTTGGCCTTGCCCAGCAAGTCCTGGCGCGCGGCGGGATCCGCCGGCTTGCTGGCCACGGTGTTCATGCTGGTGAAGAAATTCGACAGGCCCGGGGCGATGCCCACGGTGCGGTCGGCGAACAGGTTGTTGACCTGGGAAATCTGGTCGAACTGGGTCTGTAGCTGGGCGCTGCTGCCCTGCGCGCCGACCAGCTGCTTGTACAGGAAGCTGTCGTAGCTGCGCACCACGGTGTCCACCTGGACGCCGCGGCCGATGAAGCCATTGCTGGTGGCCTGGGCGCCGGCGGTCGAGATCATGACGCGCTGGCGGTTGTAACCGACCGTGGTGGCATTGTTGATGTTGTGGCCGGTGGTTGCCAGGCCCGCCTGGGACGCGTTCAGCCCGCCCAATGCCAATTTGTACAGATTCATGCTGACAATGCCCCGTATGTAACCGCGACTGATATTTCTGGATACCCGATTAACGGCAGCAGGTAGTCCAAATTTAGAGTCCTTCCAACATCTGACGCGAAATATCGACCTTGGCGGCGGCGCCGCGCAGCTGGCTCATGACGCCGATCAATTTCTGCGCATACTGCGGATCGGTGGCGTAGCCGGAACTCTGGATGCGGCGGGCGGCCTCGATCTCGTTGCGCGCCTGGGTCACGCTCTCGTAGCGCGGACTGGTGCCGATCAGGCGGGCGTAGTCGGCGAACGATTCCTCGTAGGACGAATAGGCCCGGAAGGGTTGCGTCACCTTTTTCGCGACGCCGCCTTCGTATTCGGTGGTCAGCACATTGACGACCTTGCCCTTCCAGCTCGACCCCGCCTTGATGCCGAACAGGTTGTAGCTGGTGCGGCCGTCCTCGTGCTTGATCTCGCGCTGGCCCCAGCCGGACTCCAGGGCCGCCTGGCCCATGATGAGGCGGGCCGGCACGCCGCTCTGCTGCGACGCCAGGGTGGCCGCGCGCGACATCTTCGACACGAAATTGATGACGTGCTCGGGCGCGCCCTCGGCCGCGGCCAGGGCCCGGTCGCTGGCGCGGTTGTTGCGCATCACGTCCATCAGCGCCGACACCTGGCGCGAGCCGCCGGTCTGGAAATCCAGGTCGGTGCCCTGCCCCAGGCGCTGCACGGCCTCGGCCGACAGGTCGCCGGGCTTGCCCTGCTGCATCTGCGCCAGGATCGACTGCGACAGGCCGATGCCGGGCGTGGCCAGGTGCAGCGCCAGCTGCTCGTCGGCCATGGATTGCAGCATCTGGGTCTGCTGCGAGTCGAACAGCCCTTCCTTGGGCGTCGCCTCGCGCATGCGCTTGAGCATCATCTGCAGGAACAGGGCCTCGAACTGCTTGGCCACCTGCTTCTGCTGCTCGGTGCCGGGATTGGCCGGGTCCTTGGTCACGTCGCGCTTCAGGTCCGACAGGCGACCCATGTCGAACACGGAATCCTGGCGACTGCCCAGGGACGCGGAGGTGTTGGTGTAGCCCATGGCGGTCAGATGATTTCCAGCTCGGCGCGCAGGGCGCCGGCGCTCTTCATGGCCTGCAGGATCGCCAGGAGGTCCTGCGGCGTGGCGCCCAGGGCGTTCAGGCCCTTGACCACGTCGGCCAGGTTGGCGCTGGTAGTCACGCGTTGCAGCGAACCGTTGTCCTGGCGCACCTCGATCTGGGTGTTGGGCACCACCACCGTCTGCCCTTCCGTGAACGGCGTATCCGGTTGCGACACCTGGTTCTGGCGGTTGATGATGACCGACAGGTTGCCGTGCGCCACGGCGGCTTCCTCGATCATGACCGTGCGGTTCATGACCACCGAGCCGGTGCGGGCGTTGATGATGACCTTGGCGACGGTCGGCGCGCGCGTGACCTGCAGGTCCTCGACCTGCGACAGGAAGCGCGCCTGCGCCGACTGCTCCATCGGGCTGCGTACCTGCACCACGCGGCCGTCCAGCGCCGTGGCGGTGCCCTGCCCGAACTTGCGGTTCAGCGCCGCCACCACGTTCTGGGCGGTGCCGAAGTCGGTGTTGTTCATTTCCAGGTAGATGTAACCGTCGCGCGCGAAGGTGGTCGGCACCCCGCGCTCGACGATCGCGCCGGCGCTGATGCGGCCGCCGTTGAGCTGGTTGATCTGCACGCTGGAGCCGCCGGCCGAGGCGCCCGCGCCGCCGACCAGGATGTTGCCCTGGGCGATCGCGTAGACCTGGCTGTCGGCGCCCTTGAGCGGGGTCATCAGCAACGTGCCGCCGCGCAGGCTCTTGGCGTTGCCCATCGAGGACACCACCACGTCGAGCGTCTGGCCCGGACGGGCGAACGCCGGCAGGGTCGTGGTGACCATGACCGCCGCCACGTTCTTGAGCTGCATGTTGCTGCCGGCGGGCACGGTGATGCCCAGCTGCGACAGCATGTTGGTCAGGCTCTGCTGCGTGAATGGCGTCTGGCGCACCTGGTCGCCACTGCCGTCCAGACCCACCACCAGGCCATAGCCGATCAGCTGGTTGCCGCGCACCCCCTGGATGGAGGCCAGGTCCTTGAGCCGTTCGGCATGCGCCGCCGAGGCGCCGGCCAGCAGCCCCGCCGCGACACAAACGCGCGCCAGCAGGGACAACAGGGCGGAAATCGGAGTGGGTTGTTTCATGGTCAGAACGGCGAAGCGATCAGGAAGAAGCGTTGCAGCCAGCCCATGGTCTGGACCTCGTCCATGACGCCCTTGCTGCGGTATTCGATGCGGGCGTCGGCCACCTGGGTGGACGACACGGTGTTCGTGCCGGTGATCGAGCGCGGATCGACCACGCCCGAGAAGCGCACGTACTCGCTGCCCCGGTTGATGGCGATCTGCTTTTCGCCGGCCACTTGCAGGTTGCCGTTGGACATCACGCCCACCACCGTGGTGGTGATGGTGCCGGTGAAGGCGTTGTTGGCGGTGCTGTCGCCCTTGCCCTGCGATACGTTGCCGCCCTTGGCGTCGGTATTCAGGTTGGCATTGGCCCAGCTGTCCATGAACGACGGCGCGGCGGCGATGCCCAGGCTGGCATTGCCGCTGCGATTGGTGTTGGTCGCGACGTTCTTGGAGGCGTTGGTCTTCTCATTCAGGACGATGGTGACGATGTCGCCGACGTTGCGCGGCCGGCGGTCCTCGAACAGCGGATAGTTGCCGTACGTCGTGGGCTGGTAGATCGAGCCGGTGGGCTGCGCCGTCGGCATCGGCGGCGCCGGCGGCGCCGCCGTCGTCGGCCCGGTCACGATGGGCTCGGGCGGAATCATGGCGCAACCGGCCACCAGCAACGCCAGGGCCGCACTCGAAACCAGACGCAGGACAGACGACATAGGCATCACAGTTGGGTCAGGCGGGCCAGCATTTCGTCCGAGGTCTTGACGGCTTTGCTGTTCATTTCGTAAGCGCGCTGGGTCGTGATCATGTTGACCAGTTCCTCGGCGACGTTCACGTTGGAGGTTTCGACGTAGTTCTGCATGAACGTGCCGGCGCCATCGACGCCGGGCTGCAGCAGGTTGGCCGGGCCGGAGGCGTCGGTTTCCAGGTACAGGTTCTCGCCGACGCTCTGCAGGCCGGTCGGGTTGATGAAGGTGGCGATCTGCAGCTGGCCGATCTGCACGTTGACGCCGGCCGCGCCGGGCTGCGTCACCGAGACGATGCCGTCCTTGCCGATGGAGATCGACAGGGCGTTGTCCGGCACGTTCATCGGCGGCTGGATCACGTAGCCGCTGACCGTGGTCAGCTGGCCGTTCTGGTCGCGCTGCAGCGCGCCGTCACGGGTGTAGGCCTGGGTGCCGTCCGGCAGTTCGACCTGCAGGAAGCCGCGGCCGTTGATCGCCACGTCCAGTTCGCCGCCGGTGTTGTTCAGGCCGCCGGTGGTGTGGATGCGCTCGGTGGCGGCCACGCGGGCGCCGGTGCCGAGCTGCAGGCCCGACGGCAGCTGCGTGGCGTCGCCGACCTGGGCGCCGGGCTGGCGCAGGGTCTGGTACATCAGGTCCTGGAACACGGCGCGGCCGCGCTTGAAGCCATTGGTCGAGACGTTGGCCAAGTTGTTGGAAATCACGTCCATCGAGGTCTGTTGACCTTCCAGGCCCGTCTTGGCAATCCACAGCGAACGCATCATGATGAAGTACTCCTGGAGCGGCGGCCCGGCCGCGCGCGAAAATTATTTTGTTCGGATCGGCTGACCGGATCAGGAAACCGAGAGGATGCCGTTGGCGCGCTCGGCGTTGCGATCCGCCTGCTGCACCACCTGCATCTGCTGCTCGAAGCGGCGGGCGTTCTCGATCATGCCCACCATCGCCGCCATGGGATTGGTATTGCTGCCTTCCAGCACGCCGGACAGCACCCGCAGGCTGGGGTCGGCGGGGGCCGGCGGCGCCGGCTGGCCATTGACCGGCGCCAGGCGGAAGACGCCGTCGTCGCCGTGCACCAGTTGCGCTTCCGGCGGGTTGGCGAGCTTGATGCGGCCCAGGTTCAGGATGTTGTTCGGGGCATCGCCGGCGCCAATGGCGGTGATGGTGCCGTCCGAGGTGATCGTCAGCGCCGCCTGGTCGGGCACGTCGATGATGCCGTTCTGGTCGGACATCACGGGCTGGCCCAGCGAGGTCTGCAGCAGGCCGTTCACGCCCACCTGCAGGCTGCCGGCGCGAGTGTAGGCCTCGCCTTGCGGGGTCTGCACCGCGATCCAGCCGTTGGAGCTGGCCAGGGCCACGTCCAAGTCGCGGCCCGTGGTCTGCATGTTGCCCATCTCGAAGTTGTTGCGGGGCGTCGACGCCACCGTCGAAACACGCGTCGGCAGGCTAACGCCGTCGTTCACCGGAACCGACCGGTACAACGCGATCTGCTCGCGAAAGCCCGGCGTGTTCACGTTGGCCATGTTGTTGGAGAGCGCGGCCTGGTGCTCCGTGATCCGCGCTGCGCCATTCATGGCGGTGTAGATGATTCGATCCATTGCCTATTCCGTCGGTGTCGTCGCGTGCCCGTCAGGCATTACTTCAGGTTCATCAGGACTTGCATGATTTCGTCCTGGGTCTTGATGGTCTGCGAGTTGGCCTGGTAGGTGCGCTGGGCGATGATCATGTTGACCAGCTCCTTGCTCATGTCCACGTTCGAGGCTTCGGTCGCCTGACCCACCACCTTGGACATGCCGTTGTTGCCCGGCTGGCCCAGGATCGGCTGGCCCGACGAGGCGGTTTCCTTCCAGGCGTTGTTGCCCACCGGCTGCAGGCCCTGCAGGTTGGCGAAGTCGGCCAGCACGATGGTGCCGACGATCGAGGTTTCGCCGTTGGTGTAGCTGGCCACCAGGCTGCCGTCGGCGCTGATGTTGATGCCGCGGAACTCGCCCGAGGAGTAGCCGTCCGGCTGGGACTTGAGCGCGTAGGCGCTGCCGTACTGCGTGGTGCCGGCGTAGTTCACGGCGATCGCCATCGGATCGGCCGGGGTGGTGCCGCCGCCCGGCGTCGCGAACGACAGGTTGACCGTGGCGGCGCTGGTCATCACGCCGGCCTTGTTGAACGTGAACTGGGTCGGGTTGCCCCACACGCCGCCCGCCTGGGTGGTCGGCGCCATGGCCTGGCCGTCAATGGTGTAGTAGACGTCGTAGACGCTGTTGCCGGCGGCGTCGGCGGCGCGCTTGGCGAAGTACTGCATCACCTGGTGCGAGTTGCCCAGCGAGTCGTAGACCGTCATGGGCGAGGCATTGGTGTAGCTGCCGGGGACCTTGGGGTCGAACGGCTTGCCGACTTCGGTCACGGCGGCGGTGAAGTCGACGAAACCGGGGATGACGTTCAGGTTGCCGGCGGTGACCTGGCCGGTGCCGTCGATGGTGACGGTATTGGGCGCGGTGCCGTAGGTGTTGGCCGGCGGGTTGCCCGGCGCCCAGGTGATCGCGCCGCCAGGCGCCTTGGTGAAGGTGTAGGCGGTGCCGCCCAGCGTCACGGAGCCCGGCACGGCCGGCGACGTCACGGTGTCGACCTGGTAGATGACCTTGGCGTTGGCGTCCAGGTTGGCCACGGTGGTGGCGGTCGAGGTGGCCTTGGGCGCCACGTTGGCGGTGGGCAGCTGCAGCTCGACCGGGTTGGCGCCGATGCCGCCGTTGGGGTAGCCGGTCAGGCGGTAGCCCTGCGCGTTGACGATGAAGTTGTTCTTGTCGACCAGGAACTCGCCGTTGCGGGTGTACATCACGGCGCCGCTCTGGTCGGTGACGCGGAACATTCCCTTGGCGCCATCGATGGCGATGTCGTATTCGCCGCCGCCGCCGTTGACCGTGCCCACCGTGAAGCGCTGGGTGATCGCCGACACCTTGGTGCCCAGGCCCACGCGCGAGCTGGCGTAGACGTCCGCGAACGACGCGGTCGACGACTTGAAGCCGACGGTGCCCGAGTTGGCGATGTTGTTGCCGATGACGTCCAGGTTCTGCGCCGCGGCGTTCAGGCCGCTCAATCCTTGTCCGAAACCCATGTTTTCTCTCGCTAATCTTTAAAGGGGAAACCGCCGCCGTGGCGCCGGCTGATAATCAAACCGGCTGGCCTCAGCCGATCACCTTGCGCACATCCAGCATGCTGGTCTGGCCATCCAGGCCCATATCCAGGCGCAGGCCGTTGGTGGAGTAAGCCACGCTCTTGACCTTGCCGTACTTCAGCACTTCGGCGGCCACCTTCTTGTCATCGCCATCCGTGGCCAGGACGGACACGGTGTACGCGCCCGCATCCAGCGCCACGCCGGAGTCGTTCTTGCCGTCCCAGTCCAGCGTGTACACGCCGGCCTTCTGCTCGCCCAGCTCGATGGTGCGCACGACCTGGCCGTTGGCGTCGGAAATGCGCACCTGGACCTTGGCGGCGTCCTTCTGCAGATCGATGCCGTAAGGCGTGACCACGCGCTCGGAGGGGTTCGCGCTGTCCACGCCGACCTTGACGGCCGAACCGGGCACCAGCACGCCCTTGCCGATCATCGCGACCGCGTTCATGGACTGCGACACGTCGATCTGGCCGCTGATGGCCAGCATGGTGTTCTTGAGGTTGGTGATGCCTTCCACCGTGGAGATCTGCGCCAGCTGCGAAGTCAGCTCGGCGTTCTGCATCGGGTTCAGCGGGTCCTGGTTCTTGAGCTGCGTGACCAGCAGCTTCAGGAACTGGTCCTGCAGGCCCTGGGCGGTGCTGGAGCCATTGGCGCCGCTTTGCGCCAGGCCCAGGCCGGTCTTGCTCGTGGATTGGTCGACGGTGGTCATGGGTTCACTTCTTCAAAAACTTCCGCGCGGGCGGCGCGGCGCGCGGAATCAGGCGGATCAGGATTGGCCGATGGTGAGGGTTTTCTGCATCAGGCTCTTGGCGGTGTTGAGCACCTCGACGTTGGCCTGGTACGAACGCGACGCCGCGATCATGTTGACGGTTTCCGCGATCGGATCGACGTTGGGCATGCTGATGTAGCCCTGCGCGTCGGCCATCGGATGCTTGGGGTCGTAGACCTGCTTGAGGGGGGACTGGTCCACCACCACGCCGGCCACGCGCACGCCGCCGATCTCGCGGCCCTGCGTCTGGCCGGCCGGCGGGTTGACCTGGAACACCACCTGGCGGGCCCGGTACGGCTGGCCGTCGGGACCGACCACGCTGTCGGCGTTGGCCATGTTGCTGGCCGCCACGTTCATGCGCTGTGACTGCGCGCTCAGCGCCGAACCGGCGATATCGAAAATGCTCAACAAGGACATTGCCTGCGGTTCCCTATGAAAATCAATCCTGGATGGCGGCCATCATGGTGCGGATACGACCCGACAGCAGCTGCATCGTGCTCTGGTAGTGCAAGGTGTTGTCGGCGAACTGGACCCGTTCGATGTCCATGTCGACCGTGTTGCCGTCCATGCTGGGCTGGTACGGCAGGCGATACAGCAGATCGGTCGGCCCCTGCGACACGGCCTTGGCCGGGATGTGGCGCGCCGACGTCAGGGTCAGCGAGGTATCCGGCAGGCGCTTGGTACCTTCCATGGCGTTCTGCATCGCCGTCTTGAAATCGAAGTCACGCGCCTTGTAGTTGGGCGTGTCGGCATTGGCGATGTTCGAGGACAGCACTTCCTGGCGCTGCGCGCGCAGCCCCAGGGACTGCTGGAAGAAGCGGAAATCTTCATTAAGCCGGTCTAGCATCGGATCGCCTTCAATACGGATGAAACCCGGGACAGCGGACACACCGTTATCCCATTGGATGACGGCATCATAGGGGCGGGTGCGACAACACAATCAGCCAAATAACCCGTCATTTCTCATCCAATTCACGTATTGCCAAGCGGCGCGCGCTTCTACAATTCGGACATGATGAAATTCCCCGCAAACCTCCGCGCGCACGCCGCCTGCCTGGCCGCCCTGTTGCTGGCCCCGGCGGCCCAGGCGCAGGACGCCGCCGTCCAGGCGCCCGAGGCGATCATCATCGCCGCGCAGACCTATTTGCTGGAACAACTCGCCGCGCTGCCCGGCCAGGCATCGGTGGCCATCGATCCGCCGCGGGCGGAGCGCCTGGCGCCCTGCGATGCCTTGTCCCCATTTATGCCCTCGGGCATGAAACTGCGCTCGCGCATGACGGTGGGCGTGCGCTGCAACGCGCCCAAGCCCTGGACCACCTACGTGCAGGCCACGGTCAGCGTGCCGGGCTACTACTATGTGGCGTCGCGCATGATCGCGGCGGGCCAGGCCCTGACGCCCGCCGACCTGGCGCCGCGCGACGGCGACCTGGTGGCCCTGCCCCCGGGCGTCATCACCAATCCCGACACGGTGGTCGGCATGACCGCGGCCTACCGGATCAATGCCGGCCAGCCGGTCAAGGGCGCCGCCCTGCGCAACGCCCAGTCGGTGGTGCGCGGCTCGAACGTCCGCATCAACGCCCGCGGCAAGGGGTTCGTGGTCAGCAGCGAGGGGCAGGCCCTGGACAACGCGGCGCCGGGCGCCACGGTCCAGGTCCGCACCGCCAGCGGCCAGGTGGTCAGCGGCGTGGTGCGCAATGCAGGCCTGGTCGAAATACAACTTTAGGCAATGTTACATATCGCGTTGCGGCAAGCGCCCTCCTACCCTAAAGTTCCTTCCGACCCTGTCGTTACAGAGACATAAGTAGGCGGAGCCGTCGCAAACCGACCCAGGACGCCCTGCGGAGAAAACCTTGAAGATCAATTCGACAACCAACCGGCCCATCTCGGCAGATGCGGTCAGCCCTCGCGCCGAGTCCGCGGTCGCCCAGGCCTACGGCGCCGGCAGCGGCAGCGGTTCCAGCAGCTCGCAGGTCGCGCTGAGCTCGGCCTCGCGCAAGATGCTGGCCCTGCAGGACGGCTCGAACGACATCAACGTCGAACGCGTCGCCGCGATTCGCGCCGCCATCGCCTCGGGCCAGCTCAAGATCGACACCAGCCGCATCGCCGATGGCCTGATCGCCAGCGCCCGCGACCTGCTGAAGTAACACCGTCTTTGCAAGATCGCCGTTTTTTCGACCCGTCCGCCCGAGTATGACCATGAGCCCTGTCGAGTCCCTGCAAGCCTGCATGAAGCAGGAAGATGCCCTGATCACCGAGTTTTCCTCCATCCTGGAAGAAGAAACCAAAGTGCTGGTCGGGCCGGGCAATGTCGACGCGCTGCATGACATCACCGAGCGCAAGGGCAACATCGCCCAGCAACTGGTCGACCTCAGCCACACCCGCGACGGCCTGCTGGCCGAGATCGGCCTGCCCGCCGGCCACGCCGGCACCGAGCAGGCCGCCGTGCAGCATCCGCAGCTGTCCGACGTCTGGCAGGCCCTGCTGGCCAAGTCGGCGTCGGCCAACGAAATCAACATGCGCAACGGCGCCCTGATCGACGTGCACCTGCGCTACACCCAGCAATCCCTGGACGCCCTGCGCCAGATCGGCGGCCTGGGCGGCACCTCGACCTACGACGCCCAGGGCCGCGGCGCCCGCGCCACCCCAGGCCGCAAGCCGATCGTCGCCGGCTGAACCGGATCCCGACACTCCCAAGACAAACAGCCCGCTTTCGCGGGCTGTTTGTCTTGGCGGCCGTGCGGCCTTCCCGCGCCGGGACGCCCTAGACGCCGCCGGCCATTTCCAGCATGGCGAACATCTTCAGCAGCGCCACCGGCAGCAGGCGCCCGGAAAGCTTGCGCTCCGGGCTGACGACGCCGGCCAGCGTGGCGCGCACGCCGTCCGCCGCCGAGGCATGCGCCAGTTGCCAGCAGGCCGCGCCCAGTTGGCCGGCCATGAGCGACTGCCGCGCCAGCGTATGCGCGCCATCGACCGCGGGCAACGCCTGCCAGGCATTGGCCATGTAGCGGAAACCGGCGCGCGCCTCTTCCTGCAGCACCAGCCAGCGCGCCACCGTGGCGGCGTCCGCCTGGCCCGCGGCCAGGTTGGTCAGGCCGAACAGCTGGCCAGCCACTTCGCCGCTGGTGGTATCGATCAGGCGGGCGCACACCAGCCGGAAGCGGGTTTCGTCGCCGCGGCCGGGCAGGCCGATCTCGGTGCCCGAGGCCCACAACGCCAACGGCGCCGGGCGGGTGCCGGGCACGGCGCGCAGGCCGGGCATGTCGCCCGGCTGGCCCACCGGCAGGTAACCGACGCTCTTGCCCACCGCATTCAGGTTGGTCGGGCATTCGTCCTGGATCACGCGCATGCCGCCCGGGCTGCGCGCCACCCACGACACGCCCTGCTCGCTCAGGCTTTGCCACAGCGCCGAGGTGCCGGCTTCGAGCATGTGCACGGCCGGCACCTGGGCCAGTTGCTCGTTCAGCCAGCGCACCCGCGCCTCCAGGGCCAGCGCCGTGTCCGGCTGCGCGGCGGCGGCCGGCGCGAACGACGACAGCATGCCGTGCGGCAGCACCAGCTGTTGGGCCGGCGCGGCCAGGGCCGCGCCGCGGTCGCTCATCAGCACGGCGCTGAGCAGCGTGCCACCGGGCAAGGCCTCGCCCTTCATGCTGGTCTTGCCGTGCATGACCAGCAGGTTGCGGCTGCAGGCGGTGGAAAATTCGCGCCGCACCATCGCCAGCGGCGTTTCGCCCAGCGCCGCGAGGCTCGAACCCGCGCCGTCGCTGACATACTCGCGCCACGAGGCGCGGGCCTGCACGCAGGCCGGGTCGCTGTCGAGCCAGCCCAGGGTGTCATCCAGGTTCTGCGCGGCCTCGATCGTGCCGGCGCCGCCCTGAGGACGCAGGATCGCCGAGGCCAGCAACTGGCGGCGGCGGGCGGGGTCGACGGTCGCCTCGGTTTCGCGCGGCGTCGACCACAGCGACGCCATGTCGGCCTCGCTGGGTGAATACAGGGCGCGGGCGCGCTCGACCATGGCGAAGGCGCGGTCGATCAGCGCGTCTGCGCGCGCCAGCTCCAGGTGCTCCGGCACCTTCTGGCCGATCGACGAATAGTGGATCGGCAGCCGGTGGCGGATCGCCGTGTCCAGCGCCGCGCCCAGGCGCGAAGCCTCGTCGAGCTTGGTGATGATGCAGCCGGCCACGTCCTCGCCGACGCCGTTGCGATAGGCGTGGGCGACTTCATCCAGCGTATCGCCCTGGCTGGCGGCGTTGAGCACCAGCAGCCGGCGCACCGGCTTGCCGGCGTTGCACAGCATCGCGGCCTGCTCGGCCACCTGGCGGTCGCGCTGGCTGATGCCGGTGGTGTCGATCAGCACGATCTTGCGGTTGCCCAGCTCGGCCAGGATGCGGCGCAGCTCGCCGGCATCGCGCACCGAATGCGCCGGCACGCCCATCAGGCGGCCGTAGATCTGCAACTGCTCGAGCGCGCCGATCCGGAAATTGTCGGTGGTCAGCATCGCCACCTGCTCGCGGCCTTCGCGCGCGACGCAGCGCGCCGCCAGCTTGGCCAGCGTGGTGGTCTTGCCGACGCCGGTCGGGCCGACCAGCGCGTACACGCCGCCGCCCAGGAATTCGTCTTCCGAGCCCAGCACCGGCAGGTGCGTGACCAGTTCATTGCGGGCCCAGGCCAGCGCGGCCTCGGCGCTCATGCCTTGCGGCATGCGCTCGACCAGCGTGCGGACCAGCTTGGTGCTGAAACCGGCGTCCAGCAGGCTGCGGAACAAGGCGGCGCCCGCCGGCTCGCGGCCAGGGCCCTGGCGACCGCCCCACAACAGGCCGTCCATGCGGCTTTCGAGCGCGCCACGCAAGGCGCTGATGGCGTCCTGCAAGCCCGCCGCGGCGTCGCCGGGCAGCGCCGCGGGCGGCATCCCCGGACCATTGCGCAGCGGCGCATCGGGCATGCGCGCCATCGGCGACGGCGCCACCGGCGGCAACTCGCGCGCCGGCGGCAAGGCCGGCATTTCCATGCGCACCGGCGCGGCGGGCGCGACGGGCGCCATCACCGCGGGCGTGGCCACTGCCGCCGTCACGGCGGGTGGCGCGGCGACCGGCGCCGGGGCCATGGCGGGCGGCGCCTGGCGAGCGACGGGTTCCGGCAGCACGTCCGGTTCGGGCAACGACTGCGCGGCATAGGCCGACTGATAGGCGGCGATCGAACGCGACGGCACCGCGTAGGCGGGCTGGGTTGCGGCAACGGTCGCCGGCGCCGCGACGGGCGCCGGCGGTGCACCGTAGGGCGGTTGCGGGGCGATCGGCGCCGCGCCATAGGCGGGTCGCGGCGCGACCGGCTGCGACGCGGCGGCGGCCGGCGCGCCATAGCCAGGCTGCGCGCCATAAGGCGGTTGCGAGGCCGTGGCCGGCGTAGCGCCGTAGCCGGGAGGCGGCGCCAGGTTGGCGGGCGCGGCGTGGCTGTACGGCGCGGGCGCCTGCGGCGGCACCGGCGCAGCCGGGGCGCGGGCCGGCGCGTGGCCGTCGGCGTATCCCTGCGGCGCGGACGCCTGCGCATGCTGCGGCGCGTCGTCGAACGCGCCA
The window above is part of the Achromobacter deleyi genome. Proteins encoded here:
- the flhF gene encoding flagellar biosynthesis protein FlhF produces the protein MKISRFFGANSRDVMRQVRQVLGPDALIVSNRSVDGGIEVLATVDGAFDDAPQHAQASAPQGYADGHAPARAPAAPVPPQAPAPYSHAAPANLAPPPGYGATPATASQPPYGAQPGYGAPAAAASQPVAPRPAYGAAPIAPQPPYGAPPAPVAAPATVAATQPAYAVPSRSIAAYQSAYAAQSLPEPDVLPEPVARQAPPAMAPAPVAAPPAVTAAVATPAVMAPVAPAAPVRMEMPALPPARELPPVAPSPMARMPDAPLRNGPGMPPAALPGDAAAGLQDAISALRGALESRMDGLLWGGRQGPGREPAGAALFRSLLDAGFSTKLVRTLVERMPQGMSAEAALAWARNELVTHLPVLGSEDEFLGGGVYALVGPTGVGKTTTLAKLAARCVAREGREQVAMLTTDNFRIGALEQLQIYGRLMGVPAHSVRDAGELRRILAELGNRKIVLIDTTGISQRDRQVAEQAAMLCNAGKPVRRLLVLNAASQGDTLDEVAHAYRNGVGEDVAGCIITKLDEASRLGAALDTAIRHRLPIHYSSIGQKVPEHLELARADALIDRAFAMVERARALYSPSEADMASLWSTPRETEATVDPARRRQLLASAILRPQGGAGTIEAAQNLDDTLGWLDSDPACVQARASWREYVSDGAGSSLAALGETPLAMVRREFSTACSRNLLVMHGKTSMKGEALPGGTLLSAVLMSDRGAALAAPAQQLVLPHGMLSSFAPAAAAQPDTALALEARVRWLNEQLAQVPAVHMLEAGTSALWQSLSEQGVSWVARSPGGMRVIQDECPTNLNAVGKSVGYLPVGQPGDMPGLRAVPGTRPAPLALWASGTEIGLPGRGDETRFRLVCARLIDTTSGEVAGQLFGLTNLAAGQADAATVARWLVLQEEARAGFRYMANAWQALPAVDGAHTLARQSLMAGQLGAACWQLAHASAADGVRATLAGVVSPERKLSGRLLPVALLKMFAMLEMAGGV